Proteins encoded together in one Lysinibacillus sp. FSL K6-0232 window:
- a CDS encoding sensor histidine kinase encodes MKWKLTARFLLSVLSIVFIVIIINSIIFIGFFMLQQLHNYEVSSYSEEQFVRDFQQYIDSDAATINQEGLQELHQRNAWIQLLDKNGQVLEDYFAPDDALTHYAPIDIIQVYKYKEFDAETTVYVGTKDELSYLIGIKGSGISRLIMHISGSSTLQFISKFGLLIIIVDLLIAALVGWLFGRTLTKPLYAMIERIHYLKNHKYTPIKIPSGVYKPVFDNLDEVSQELAIHEQERKRLEMMREEWISNVSHDMKTPLASIRGYAELLNDSPLTPSEQAEYTKIIERQALHMQELLDDLNLTMRLRHQQLPLTFNKVNLVPFVREIVIDTLNSPQFELANIDFEAASDNIEYYIDEHFMRRAIINFLHNALLHNTPDVTVRVMVDEDSITIADTGKGIAAGDLEHIFERYYRGTNTEQTAGTGLGTAIARDIIEAHGGTVTITSEVQKGTTVSIYLKKERA; translated from the coding sequence ATGAAATGGAAACTCACCGCTCGTTTTCTTCTATCCGTGCTTTCCATTGTTTTTATTGTTATTATCATTAACTCCATTATTTTTATAGGCTTTTTTATGCTTCAACAGCTTCATAATTATGAGGTGTCCTCCTATTCAGAGGAACAGTTTGTTCGTGATTTTCAGCAGTATATTGATAGTGACGCAGCAACCATTAATCAAGAAGGGCTTCAGGAATTGCATCAGCGAAATGCATGGATTCAATTGCTTGATAAAAATGGACAGGTGCTTGAAGACTATTTTGCACCAGATGATGCCCTTACGCACTACGCACCCATCGATATTATTCAAGTGTATAAATATAAAGAATTTGATGCGGAAACAACGGTTTATGTAGGAACAAAGGATGAACTAAGTTATCTTATTGGCATTAAGGGTAGTGGTATTTCTCGATTAATTATGCATATTTCTGGCTCGTCCACACTACAGTTTATTAGTAAATTTGGGCTTCTTATTATCATTGTCGATTTATTGATCGCAGCATTAGTAGGCTGGCTCTTTGGTCGTACATTAACAAAGCCACTGTATGCTATGATTGAACGTATTCATTACTTAAAAAATCATAAGTATACCCCTATTAAAATACCTAGTGGGGTCTATAAGCCTGTTTTTGATAATTTAGATGAAGTATCACAAGAATTAGCTATCCATGAGCAGGAGAGAAAAAGGCTAGAAATGATGCGTGAGGAATGGATTAGTAATGTATCACATGATATGAAAACACCACTCGCTTCCATTCGAGGCTATGCAGAACTCTTAAATGATAGTCCATTAACACCTAGTGAACAAGCCGAGTATACAAAAATTATTGAAAGACAAGCATTGCATATGCAGGAGTTATTGGATGATCTTAATTTAACAATGCGACTCAGACATCAACAGCTTCCACTAACATTTAATAAGGTCAATCTTGTACCATTTGTTCGTGAGATTGTTATTGATACTTTAAATTCACCACAATTTGAGCTGGCGAATATTGACTTTGAGGCCGCTTCTGACAATATCGAATATTATATTGACGAGCATTTTATGCGTCGAGCGATTATCAATTTTTTACACAATGCGCTGCTTCATAATACACCAGATGTAACTGTTCGAGTAATGGTTGACGAGGATTCGATTACAATTGCTGATACTGGGAAAGGAATTGCTGCTGGGGATTTGGAGCATATTTTTGAACGTTACTATCGAGGCACAAATACCGAGCAAACGGCTGGCACTGGCTTAGGCACAGCTATTGCTAGAGATATTATTGAGGCACATGGAGGAACAGTAACTATCACCTCCGAAGTACAAAAAGGGACAACTGTAAGCATTTATCTAAAAAAGGAACGGGCGTAG
- a CDS encoding response regulator transcription factor: MQEPTILIVEDEADLANLLKVSLQKEGYQQITTAGTIQDAWISFQQIKPDIVLLDVMLPDGEGYDLCRRIREVSHVPVLFMSAKAEEIDKIVGLAIGGDDYITKPFSPKEVAYRVKAQLRRAGYQMQEAVPSISEKALQVGPFQLNADATEVQKDGILLELTAKEIGLMACFMRNPNRILSKETLFERVWGEDFFGSDNTVMVHIRRLREKIEQDASKPIYITTVKGLGYKLVIPKEAQG; encoded by the coding sequence ATGCAAGAGCCAACTATTTTAATTGTAGAGGATGAGGCTGATTTAGCCAATCTGCTAAAAGTTAGTCTTCAAAAAGAAGGCTATCAACAAATTACTACAGCAGGCACTATACAGGATGCCTGGATAAGCTTTCAGCAAATAAAGCCTGATATTGTGCTGCTTGATGTGATGCTACCAGATGGTGAGGGCTATGATTTATGTAGACGAATTCGAGAGGTATCACATGTACCTGTGCTCTTTATGTCTGCTAAAGCGGAAGAAATTGATAAAATTGTAGGGCTAGCTATTGGTGGCGACGATTATATTACAAAGCCTTTTAGTCCTAAAGAGGTTGCCTACCGCGTTAAGGCACAATTACGAAGAGCTGGTTATCAAATGCAAGAAGCTGTGCCAAGTATTTCTGAGAAGGCACTTCAGGTTGGACCATTTCAGCTTAATGCCGATGCAACCGAGGTACAGAAGGATGGTATTTTATTGGAGTTAACAGCGAAGGAAATTGGCTTAATGGCATGTTTTATGCGCAATCCGAATCGCATTTTAAGTAAAGAAACACTATTTGAGCGTGTATGGGGCGAGGATTTTTTCGGTTCTGATAATACGGTAATGGTGCATATTCGACGTTTGCGCGAAAAAATTGAGCAGGATGCTTCAAAGCCTATATATATTACAACGGTTAAGGGGCTTGGCTATAAATTGGTTATACCGAAAGAGGCACAAGGATGA
- a CDS encoding PH domain-containing protein, which produces MFKKMAAEALGLSDIGVVVPKEDYDKTDADDFILHEIDEKIYFLIKTKADEYCFTNRAIIHVDGESAMSKKRLLRRYDYSMYTITDVFLETAGTIDLDVEIKFTIGNTPLSIDIHKRFIDEIKDLYKALHAISYEQKQNAYKLEVAERSLNIASSSLGRIGNNNITPASSFKEVTRFANDWMIDHKSKYNKEDFAHIFNLYINN; this is translated from the coding sequence ATGTTTAAAAAAATGGCAGCAGAAGCACTTGGACTTTCAGATATTGGAGTAGTTGTTCCAAAAGAGGATTATGATAAAACAGATGCAGATGATTTTATTTTGCATGAAATTGATGAGAAAATTTATTTTTTAATTAAAACAAAAGCAGATGAGTATTGCTTTACAAATCGCGCCATTATTCATGTAGATGGTGAAAGCGCAATGAGCAAAAAGCGCTTACTACGTCGCTATGATTATTCAATGTACACAATTACAGATGTTTTTCTCGAAACAGCAGGAACAATTGATCTTGATGTCGAAATTAAGTTTACAATAGGCAATACGCCATTATCCATTGATATTCATAAACGCTTTATTGACGAAATTAAAGATTTATATAAAGCATTGCATGCAATCAGCTATGAGCAAAAGCAAAATGCCTATAAGCTAGAGGTAGCAGAAAGAAGCCTAAATATCGCATCTTCATCTCTTGGGCGCATTGGCAATAACAATATTACACCAGCATCATCGTTCAAGGAAGTTACGCGCTTTGCAAATGATTGGATGATTGACCATAAAAGTAAATACAACAAAGAAGATTTCGCACATATTTTTAATTTATATATAAATAATTAA
- a CDS encoding acetamidase/formamidase family protein has protein sequence MTSEWHVLEKEELEGDNAVHQPQAVETLFVNEFINGILDPSQQMLGPVKNGGTIIANTTPGCWGPMLTPTIRGGHEVTKPVFVEGAEVGDAIVISIKSIQVTSLATSSGHDEAIIERFIGDPFVSVKCPGCGRLHPSTVIKGIGRQAIRCATCDTETAPFKMTNGYTMALDHKGHIGVTVGREGARRIALDAKGYMRTPENSVQNPVVTLAPSDLVGVMARMRPFLGQLGTTPSKAMPDSHNAGDFGSSLIGAPHEYAFTQEELDKHRTDGHMDISRVREGATIICPVKVPGGGVYIGDMHAMQGDGEIAGHTTDVAGIVQLQVSVLKKVPLEGPILLPNEEDLPYTARPFTKEEKRRARELAEEFGVKQVEEAFPVSVVGSGKTLNEATDNAIQRAAKLFDMSEPEVLNRTTITGSIEIGRHPGVVTATLQVPKAILKKVRILKTVKKQYD, from the coding sequence ATGACAAGTGAGTGGCATGTACTAGAAAAAGAAGAACTAGAAGGTGATAATGCTGTTCATCAGCCACAAGCTGTGGAAACATTGTTTGTAAATGAGTTTATTAACGGTATTTTAGACCCCTCGCAACAAATGCTAGGACCTGTGAAAAATGGAGGAACCATCATTGCTAATACAACACCTGGATGCTGGGGGCCTATGCTAACACCAACTATTCGTGGTGGACATGAGGTGACAAAACCTGTTTTTGTAGAAGGTGCTGAGGTAGGAGATGCTATTGTTATTAGCATTAAATCTATACAGGTAACATCATTGGCAACCTCATCTGGTCATGATGAGGCAATCATAGAGCGATTTATTGGTGATCCATTTGTTTCTGTAAAATGCCCAGGCTGTGGTAGGCTGCATCCAAGCACAGTTATTAAAGGTATTGGAAGACAGGCAATTCGCTGTGCTACATGTGATACAGAAACAGCACCGTTTAAAATGACAAATGGCTATACAATGGCACTCGACCATAAGGGACATATTGGCGTGACTGTTGGGCGAGAGGGAGCACGACGCATTGCTCTTGATGCGAAAGGTTATATGAGAACACCTGAAAATTCGGTACAAAACCCTGTTGTTACATTAGCACCTAGCGATTTAGTCGGTGTGATGGCAAGAATGCGCCCATTTTTAGGTCAGCTTGGCACAACGCCTTCAAAGGCAATGCCTGATTCTCATAATGCAGGAGATTTTGGCTCGTCTTTAATTGGTGCACCACACGAATATGCCTTTACACAAGAAGAATTGGATAAACATCGTACAGACGGACATATGGATATTAGTAGAGTTCGCGAGGGGGCAACTATTATTTGTCCAGTAAAGGTTCCCGGCGGTGGTGTTTATATTGGTGATATGCATGCTATGCAGGGGGATGGTGAGATTGCAGGGCATACAACAGATGTAGCTGGGATTGTGCAGCTACAGGTGAGTGTCTTGAAAAAGGTGCCATTAGAAGGACCAATTTTATTGCCTAATGAAGAAGATTTACCTTATACAGCAAGACCTTTTACAAAAGAAGAAAAACGCCGTGCACGTGAACTAGCAGAGGAATTTGGCGTAAAACAGGTTGAGGAGGCATTTCCTGTATCTGTGGTAGGCTCAGGGAAGACGCTAAATGAGGCAACGGATAATGCAATCCAGCGAGCCGCTAAGCTATTCGATATGAGCGAGCCTGAAGTATTAAATCGTACAACTATTACAGGCTCTATTGAAATCGGTCGTCATCCAGGTGTTGTAACAGCAACATTACAAGTGCCAAAAGCAATATTGAAAAAGGTTCGTATATTAAAGACAGTGAAAAAGCAATACGATTAA
- a CDS encoding HPP family protein, with protein MAESIHVQHKLEKKNTIKPFIAKMRGGGQAPSRTNFADAFTGALGGLICIFVLLWLTNYTNAPWLMASLGGSCVLVFVVWNAPLSQPRNIIGGHVISAFIGLSMYSLLGSNMLSISLGVGLTIFFMAFLGTIHPPAGANPIIIILGGYSWGYLIMPVLIGAVIIVLFGLLINNLRDTRKYPLFW; from the coding sequence ATGGCAGAGTCTATTCATGTACAACACAAGCTAGAGAAAAAGAATACTATAAAGCCTTTTATTGCAAAAATGCGAGGGGGAGGACAAGCTCCTTCGCGTACAAACTTCGCTGATGCTTTTACAGGAGCACTAGGCGGCTTAATATGTATTTTTGTTTTATTATGGCTAACAAATTATACAAATGCACCATGGCTAATGGCATCGCTTGGTGGGAGCTGTGTGCTTGTTTTCGTTGTTTGGAATGCACCATTATCTCAGCCACGCAATATTATTGGCGGTCATGTTATTTCTGCATTTATTGGTTTATCGATGTATTCTTTACTAGGATCAAATATGCTGTCCATCAGCCTTGGTGTTGGATTAACGATATTTTTTATGGCATTTTTAGGTACAATTCATCCGCCAGCAGGTGCTAATCCCATTATTATTATTTTAGGCGGCTATAGCTGGGGCTATCTTATTATGCCTGTACTGATTGGTGCTGTTATTATCGTGCTTTTTGGGCTGTTAATTAATAATTTGCGAGATACAAGAAAATATCCACTATTTTGGTAA
- a CDS encoding CaiB/BaiF CoA transferase family protein yields MGILKGLKILDFSALLPGPMATMIFADLGADVIHVESSKRVDLMRIMPPYDNDHEAYIHQHLNRSKKSITLNLKSPEAIEIVNSLVQEYDIIIEGFRPGVMQRLGIGYEALKEINPKVIYCAITGYGQTGPYSHRPGHDNNYLSLSGLLDYSRHKDKKPVSMGLQLADIAGGTMHAAIGVLAAALHREKTGEGQFVDISMTDAVFSLNAMYGAAYIGGGRVPQPEQEILNGGSYYDFYKTKDGRFFSVGSLEPQFRKLLCEALDIPELIDNTFNDSYYTQIRFKEAVQDAFLSKTYDEWLEVFNEDFEGCVEPVLTFPEACEHPQFKAREMIIDIPKHDGTTQKQIASPFKFSSARPEYKHVGAKLGEHNEEVLHALGYNDEQIKALTEKGVLE; encoded by the coding sequence TTGGGTATTTTAAAGGGGTTAAAAATTCTCGATTTTTCTGCATTACTACCAGGACCAATGGCAACAATGATATTTGCTGATTTAGGAGCGGATGTTATTCATGTTGAATCTTCAAAGCGTGTTGATTTAATGCGTATTATGCCTCCCTATGATAATGATCATGAGGCGTATATCCATCAACACTTAAATCGATCCAAAAAATCCATTACTTTAAATTTAAAATCACCAGAAGCGATAGAAATTGTAAACTCGCTTGTACAAGAGTATGACATTATTATTGAAGGTTTTCGACCAGGAGTTATGCAACGACTAGGAATCGGCTATGAAGCACTAAAAGAAATCAATCCAAAAGTTATTTATTGTGCAATTACAGGCTATGGACAAACAGGTCCATATAGCCACCGACCGGGACATGATAATAATTATCTATCATTATCAGGATTGCTAGATTATTCACGTCATAAGGATAAAAAACCTGTTTCCATGGGGCTTCAGCTAGCAGATATTGCAGGTGGCACAATGCATGCTGCCATCGGTGTGCTCGCGGCTGCACTTCATCGTGAAAAAACAGGTGAAGGTCAATTTGTTGATATTAGTATGACGGATGCTGTTTTTTCATTAAATGCCATGTATGGGGCTGCCTATATTGGTGGTGGGCGTGTACCACAGCCTGAGCAAGAAATTTTAAATGGTGGCAGCTACTATGATTTTTACAAAACAAAGGATGGTCGCTTTTTCTCTGTTGGTAGCTTAGAGCCTCAATTTCGAAAGCTACTCTGTGAAGCACTTGATATTCCTGAGCTCATTGATAATACTTTTAATGATTCCTACTATACACAAATTCGTTTTAAAGAGGCCGTACAGGATGCATTCTTGTCCAAGACATATGATGAATGGCTAGAGGTTTTTAATGAGGACTTTGAAGGGTGTGTAGAGCCTGTCCTGACATTTCCAGAGGCATGTGAGCATCCACAGTTCAAGGCTAGGGAAATGATCATAGATATTCCAAAGCACGATGGAACAACGCAAAAACAAATTGCTTCTCCCTTTAAATTTAGTAGCGCACGTCCTGAATATAAACATGTTGGTGCTAAGCTTGGTGAACATAATGAAGAAGTGCTACATGCTTTAGGCTATAATGACGAGCAAATTAAAGCTTTAACAGAAAAGGGCGTTTTAGAATAA
- a CDS encoding sensor domain-containing diguanylate cyclase has translation MHRLKLKHLIMGVALAAFFFTCIGSIWSGYRMNVDSIKENALETNRVYAQKLASTADDYLNEAFQILGYSAKQISTRMDDEQVLYQETDRLKLQNQMFNSVVITDAEGLVLAISPPSVDIKGEVLTSVGAKEALAKKSPTISKPYEAITGRLIIFMSYPIFSESNEYLGMVAGSIYLKEPNVFKTLLGEHYSKDGSYVYVVDADGRIIYHQDPTRINDVVTKNKVVQAVMAGKNGEQLVENTKGVKMLAGYSSVTSAGWGVVSQRPLQVALAPSFDRVEEFIVKSIPLMIISIIIVLWAAARIANPLQQLATLTEESLNTKNIERLESVNGWYYEANFLKSVLIRSLSFLQGQITFFKDQSTIDPLTGVTNRRTMDALLAEWLAKKIPHAIILLDLDHFKNVNDTYGHAVGDKVLQFLAKHMESVVREGDVCCRYGGEEFIILLPKTTAQEAEQIAEQLRIRLAQTDSPCGRPVTLSAGVAVYPEMAQTAEALLEAADGALYRAKQAGRNQVKVAELKNLS, from the coding sequence ATGCATCGGTTGAAATTAAAGCATTTAATTATGGGGGTAGCGCTAGCAGCATTCTTCTTCACATGCATTGGAAGTATTTGGAGCGGATATAGAATGAATGTTGATTCGATAAAGGAAAATGCACTTGAAACAAATCGGGTTTATGCTCAGAAATTGGCATCAACCGCAGATGACTATCTCAATGAAGCCTTTCAAATACTGGGTTATAGTGCCAAACAAATAAGTACAAGGATGGATGATGAACAAGTATTATATCAGGAAACAGATCGATTAAAATTGCAAAATCAAATGTTCAACTCTGTAGTCATTACAGATGCGGAGGGGCTTGTATTGGCTATATCACCACCGTCAGTTGATATTAAGGGAGAGGTGTTAACATCTGTCGGTGCTAAAGAAGCGTTAGCAAAAAAGTCACCAACTATTTCTAAACCCTATGAGGCGATCACAGGACGTCTCATTATTTTTATGTCCTATCCTATTTTCTCAGAATCTAATGAGTATTTAGGTATGGTAGCAGGCTCCATTTATTTAAAGGAACCAAATGTTTTTAAAACATTACTAGGAGAACATTACAGCAAGGATGGCTCTTATGTATATGTAGTGGATGCGGATGGACGCATCATCTATCACCAAGACCCAACGCGTATTAATGATGTTGTGACAAAAAATAAAGTAGTGCAAGCTGTAATGGCTGGAAAAAATGGTGAACAACTAGTAGAGAATACAAAAGGCGTAAAAATGCTTGCTGGCTACAGCTCAGTAACCTCTGCAGGCTGGGGAGTTGTTTCTCAAAGACCTTTACAGGTAGCACTAGCTCCTTCATTTGATCGCGTGGAGGAGTTTATTGTAAAATCTATACCGCTTATGATTATTTCGATTATTATTGTACTTTGGGCAGCCGCGCGTATTGCCAATCCACTACAGCAATTAGCGACATTAACAGAGGAAAGCTTAAATACAAAAAATATAGAAAGATTAGAATCAGTAAATGGTTGGTATTACGAGGCTAATTTTTTAAAGAGTGTGCTAATACGGAGCTTATCTTTTTTACAGGGACAGATTACATTTTTTAAAGATCAGTCGACAATTGATCCACTAACAGGTGTTACGAATCGGCGTACGATGGATGCCTTGCTTGCGGAGTGGCTAGCAAAGAAAATACCACATGCCATTATTTTGCTGGATTTAGACCACTTTAAAAATGTGAATGATACATATGGTCATGCAGTAGGTGATAAAGTATTGCAATTTTTAGCGAAACATATGGAATCAGTAGTACGTGAGGGAGATGTTTGCTGTCGCTATGGTGGTGAAGAATTTATAATACTTCTGCCAAAAACAACAGCACAGGAGGCAGAACAAATAGCAGAGCAGCTACGGATAAGATTAGCTCAAACAGATAGCCCATGTGGCAGACCTGTAACATTATCCGCAGGTGTTGCTGTTTACCCAGAAATGGCTCAAACAGCTGAGGCATTATTAGAGGCTGCTGATGGTGCATTATACCGTGCAAAGCAGGCTGGACGCAATCAAGTAAAGGTGGCTGAGCTAAAAAATTTATCGTAA